In a single window of the Micrococcaceae bacterium Sec5.7 genome:
- a CDS encoding crotonase/enoyl-CoA hydratase family protein — protein MKTFDIHELPADSRVVTRHRVGHIYLIGLNRVPKRNAFDLEMRSELAMAYAEMEQDDHVRVGLFYAHGDHFTGGLDMAKVGNALREGKGGIPEGGIDPRQLSGTQRRKPVVSAVQGWCLTLGIELLLATDIRIAAEDAKFSQMEVSRGIFPFGGATIRFPREVGWGNAMRYMLTGDTFDAAEALRMGLVQEVVPAGTQLSRAFEICEVIARQAPLGVSMTLQSARRAQREGEEAAARQLVPEMLQLLDSQDGSEGVASFLERRPAKFTGR, from the coding sequence ATGAAGACCTTCGACATCCATGAACTGCCGGCCGACAGCCGCGTAGTCACCCGCCACCGGGTCGGGCACATTTACCTCATCGGACTGAACCGTGTACCCAAACGAAACGCCTTCGATCTTGAGATGCGCTCCGAACTGGCGATGGCATACGCCGAAATGGAACAGGACGACCACGTGCGCGTCGGCCTGTTTTACGCTCACGGCGACCATTTCACCGGCGGACTCGACATGGCCAAGGTCGGCAACGCCCTCCGCGAGGGAAAGGGCGGGATCCCGGAGGGAGGCATAGATCCCAGGCAGCTGAGCGGTACCCAGCGAAGAAAACCCGTGGTCAGCGCAGTGCAGGGCTGGTGCCTGACCCTGGGCATTGAACTGCTCCTGGCCACCGATATCCGCATAGCCGCAGAAGACGCGAAGTTCTCCCAGATGGAGGTCAGCCGCGGAATCTTTCCCTTCGGCGGCGCGACCATTCGCTTCCCACGGGAGGTCGGCTGGGGCAACGCCATGCGCTACATGCTCACGGGCGACACCTTCGACGCCGCTGAAGCCCTCAGGATGGGCCTCGTGCAGGAGGTCGTGCCGGCAGGAACACAACTGTCACGGGCCTTCGAAATTTGCGAGGTAATCGCCCGGCAGGCACCCTTGGGCGTCTCGATGACCCTGCAGTCGGCCCGGCGGGCACAGCGTGAAGGTGAAGAAGCCGCCGCCAGGCAGCTGGTGCCGGAAATGCTCCAACTGCTTGACAGCCAGGACGGCTCCGAAGGCGTTGCATCGTTCCTGGAACGCCGCCCGGCGAAATTCACCGGCCGCTAA
- a CDS encoding enoyl-CoA hydratase, with translation MTYEYIRYEVDGPVATIWQNRPQQRNAQNEQMLDELNDAILHAGQDTEVRAVVLTGAGGHFSAGHDLKEGQMKRQDFTPEERWDFESRFYMEYCLNIFNLPKPTIARVDGACIAGAFMVANMCDMIVASEDAFFADPVLHTMAVGAVEVLVHPWVMGSRKAREFLFTGERMSAREALECGMVNRVVPAAELDTAVDALARRVAQAPPFATRVLKKSLNRTLEAQGFHVALSAHFDAHQLTHFSAEAARGKADGGFSNSITRHKTGASVK, from the coding sequence ATGACCTACGAATACATCCGCTACGAAGTCGACGGCCCGGTTGCCACGATTTGGCAGAACCGTCCCCAGCAACGGAACGCCCAGAACGAGCAGATGCTCGACGAACTGAACGACGCCATCCTTCACGCCGGCCAGGACACGGAGGTGCGCGCCGTCGTCCTCACCGGGGCCGGGGGACACTTCTCGGCAGGCCACGACCTGAAGGAAGGACAGATGAAGCGTCAGGACTTCACCCCTGAGGAACGCTGGGACTTCGAGTCACGCTTCTACATGGAGTACTGCCTGAACATTTTCAATCTGCCGAAACCCACCATCGCGCGCGTCGACGGTGCCTGCATCGCCGGCGCCTTCATGGTTGCAAACATGTGCGACATGATCGTGGCCTCAGAAGATGCATTCTTCGCCGATCCGGTCCTGCACACCATGGCTGTCGGCGCCGTTGAGGTCCTCGTCCACCCCTGGGTTATGGGGAGCCGTAAGGCACGGGAATTCCTGTTCACGGGCGAACGGATGTCCGCCCGGGAGGCGCTCGAGTGTGGAATGGTCAACCGCGTCGTTCCCGCCGCCGAGCTGGACACCGCCGTGGACGCCCTGGCGCGCCGGGTAGCCCAGGCCCCGCCGTTCGCCACCCGGGTCCTGAAGAAATCGCTGAACCGGACGCTCGAGGCCCAGGGCTTCCACGTCGCCCTCAGCGCCCATTTCGACGCACACCAGCTGACCCATTTCAGCGCCGAAGCCGCCCGCGGCAAGGCCGATGGCGGGTTCTCGAACTCCATCACCCGCCACAAGACCGGCGCATCAGTCAAATAA
- a CDS encoding TetR/AcrR family transcriptional regulator, whose translation MARPRTPILSPERIVKEAASLIDEAGLSSLTIRRLAERLGVKGPSIYNHFPTMDAIADAVVDSLLGTIDIEIFESAGWRVALPVWARDYWRVLHEHSEIVPLLARGPATRTAQLRLADAFYGSLVDGGWPRRQATEVAIAVRNFIAGSALGSYSGGFSEPAEFYSREFPHLADAYRLPEYKNELDIAAFERGLSCLMDGLTLQYAADVLGRGKRTDSGKKA comes from the coding sequence ATGGCACGTCCCCGCACCCCGATACTCTCTCCCGAACGCATCGTTAAAGAAGCGGCTTCACTTATTGACGAGGCCGGTCTTTCCAGCCTCACGATCCGCCGCCTGGCGGAGCGTCTCGGCGTCAAGGGGCCCTCAATTTACAACCACTTCCCCACGATGGATGCCATCGCGGACGCCGTAGTTGATTCACTGCTGGGCACGATCGACATTGAAATCTTTGAATCGGCGGGCTGGCGCGTGGCGCTTCCGGTTTGGGCGAGGGATTACTGGAGGGTGCTTCACGAGCACTCCGAGATTGTGCCGCTGCTGGCCCGGGGACCCGCGACGCGCACGGCCCAGCTGAGGCTGGCCGACGCATTCTACGGATCTCTCGTTGACGGGGGATGGCCGCGGCGGCAGGCAACAGAAGTGGCCATCGCAGTGCGCAACTTCATCGCCGGCTCCGCGTTGGGCTCGTACTCGGGAGGGTTTTCTGAACCGGCCGAGTTCTACTCCAGGGAGTTTCCCCATCTGGCGGACGCCTATCGCCTTCCCGAGTACAAGAACGAGCTGGACATCGCAGCTTTCGAGCGCGGCCTGTCCTGCCTCATGGATGGGCTGACGCTGCAATACGCGGCCGACGTGCTTGGCCGCGGCAAAAGAACCGATTCCGGCAAAAAGGCCTAG
- a CDS encoding MFS transporter, with protein MSAHITSTRSPDVGKAQPPGLRAWTVTSMVVLFATINWSDKALLGIVAQPLAREFGLTATQIGFAGSAFFFLFSVSGAMVGLLGDRFQVRWILLTLAALWGLVQFPILISGTFTVLLLCRVTLGAFEGPATAMATTAVFQWFTPEKRGFPSALVTSGSSFAKIFAAPALAVVVVAAGWRAGFVVMAVASFVWCAAWLVIGREGPYAKTRSLTGLSIAGATGRAQPPAVKLGRWHILRSKSFIGALLATFAVYGVVSASITWIPSYFEKGLGYSQLESGIMFGLPSIAAVVFMFGATLLTDRLGNRRGSSGKIRVVTTTVFLITGGAVLACLPLFKEPIMVVGVLILGYGCMSVALPMMNAVISQIVPASQLSSSMGIFLALQNVSGLIAPGLVGILVENAVTPLEGFSLSYQIFGAAILLGGILTFVLVNPERDAAILEQKLATAQQQDLDADAS; from the coding sequence ATGTCAGCTCACATCACTTCGACGAGGTCACCCGACGTCGGAAAAGCGCAGCCCCCGGGGCTGCGGGCCTGGACAGTGACGTCCATGGTCGTTCTCTTTGCCACGATCAATTGGTCGGACAAGGCGTTGCTGGGCATCGTGGCCCAGCCCCTTGCCCGTGAATTCGGCCTTACCGCCACGCAGATCGGCTTTGCCGGCAGTGCCTTCTTCTTCCTCTTCAGCGTCAGCGGGGCCATGGTCGGCCTGCTGGGCGACCGCTTCCAGGTCCGCTGGATCCTGCTCACCCTTGCCGCACTGTGGGGGCTGGTGCAGTTCCCGATTCTGATCAGCGGAACGTTCACCGTCCTGCTCCTGTGCCGGGTAACCCTTGGCGCTTTTGAAGGACCGGCGACAGCGATGGCAACCACCGCCGTGTTCCAATGGTTTACCCCCGAAAAGCGCGGTTTTCCTTCGGCTCTTGTGACATCGGGGTCCTCCTTCGCCAAGATCTTCGCCGCTCCTGCCCTGGCCGTGGTCGTCGTAGCCGCGGGATGGCGTGCCGGTTTCGTTGTGATGGCCGTGGCCAGTTTCGTCTGGTGCGCGGCCTGGCTCGTGATCGGCAGGGAGGGGCCTTACGCCAAGACCCGCTCCTTGACAGGCCTTTCGATCGCAGGCGCCACGGGAAGGGCACAGCCTCCAGCCGTCAAGCTGGGCCGCTGGCATATTCTCAGATCAAAGTCCTTCATCGGGGCACTGCTGGCAACGTTCGCGGTCTACGGGGTGGTGTCCGCCTCCATCACCTGGATCCCCTCATACTTCGAGAAGGGCCTGGGCTACTCCCAGCTCGAATCCGGGATCATGTTCGGGCTGCCGAGCATCGCTGCGGTGGTTTTCATGTTCGGGGCTACCCTCCTCACTGACCGTCTCGGCAACCGGCGCGGCTCCTCCGGAAAGATCCGGGTAGTAACCACGACAGTATTTTTGATCACGGGCGGCGCGGTCCTGGCCTGCCTTCCGCTCTTCAAGGAGCCCATCATGGTTGTTGGCGTCCTTATTCTCGGCTATGGCTGCATGAGCGTCGCGCTGCCGATGATGAATGCGGTGATCTCCCAGATCGTCCCGGCGTCCCAGCTGTCCAGTTCGATGGGCATCTTCCTCGCCCTTCAAAACGTCTCCGGCCTCATCGCCCCCGGCCTGGTCGGCATCCTGGTCGAGAATGCAGTGACACCCCTCGAAGGCTTCTCCCTGTCGTACCAGATCTTCGGTGCGGCGATCCTGCTCGGAGGCATCCTGACCTTTGTCCTGGTAAACCCCGAACGCGACGCCGCCATTCTCGAACAGAAACTCGCCACGGCACAGCAACAAGACCTGGACGCCGACGCCTCCTGA
- a CDS encoding long-chain fatty acid--CoA ligase, whose translation MPTPQERPWMALYPDSVRALQSVPDLTLGDMLAESGSRFGDRTALTFEGRTWSFNDVYAQSHAFARLLLEEGFASGDRLAVILPNRPEYIFATFGTALAGGIIVQVNVRYPAEEMRRILDDAGATFAVTTDEAVVRCSPGEATFLGRKLLRVDVTGAPGTDAGTPLGALTSHLGGEPVVCDRKPTDVAVLQYTGGTTGAPKGVMLTHRNLIANIEQRYAMTYGLLETPPGAKTINVLPTCHVYGLTAVTLLAVRSGMNQILVSDFRAAEMLRIIKKEQPYVFSGVPTMYTALNREPEVAQSGLDKVTIYNSAGAGFPREHLELFERKSGGKIIEGFGISEASPSTHVNPVLFADRRVGSIGIPIPLTDVRIVDKDGAGTEELPAGEVGEMIVKGPQIMKGYWNRPDLTEEALRDGWLLTGDLATMDETGYFYIVGRKKEMIVTSGFNVYPAEVEQVLTRFPGVLEAAVVGVPDEYRGESVAAFITLEPGASISDKELDAYCREHLAAYKVPRNYSRLDTLPRTLVGKIAKNLLPTVTGTAADVK comes from the coding sequence ATGCCCACGCCCCAGGAACGTCCTTGGATGGCGCTCTATCCCGACTCCGTGCGTGCCCTGCAGTCGGTGCCGGACCTGACGCTGGGCGACATGCTCGCCGAATCCGGCAGCCGGTTCGGGGACAGGACGGCCCTCACATTCGAAGGCCGCACCTGGAGCTTCAACGACGTCTACGCACAATCGCACGCGTTCGCCCGTTTGCTGCTCGAGGAGGGTTTTGCCTCCGGCGATCGGCTGGCGGTCATACTTCCGAACCGGCCGGAATACATCTTTGCCACCTTCGGTACCGCGCTTGCCGGCGGCATCATTGTCCAGGTCAACGTCCGCTACCCGGCCGAGGAGATGCGCAGGATCCTGGACGATGCCGGAGCCACCTTCGCGGTCACCACGGATGAAGCCGTCGTGCGTTGTTCACCGGGGGAGGCGACTTTCTTGGGGAGAAAACTGCTCCGGGTCGACGTCACAGGGGCCCCCGGGACCGACGCCGGAACACCGCTGGGCGCGCTGACGTCGCACCTTGGCGGCGAGCCGGTCGTATGCGACAGGAAGCCCACCGATGTTGCCGTCCTGCAGTACACCGGAGGTACCACCGGGGCGCCCAAGGGCGTCATGCTCACGCACCGCAACCTCATCGCCAACATCGAGCAGCGCTATGCAATGACCTACGGGCTGCTGGAAACCCCTCCCGGGGCGAAGACAATCAACGTTCTGCCAACCTGCCACGTCTATGGACTGACTGCGGTGACGCTGCTGGCAGTCCGCTCGGGCATGAACCAGATCCTCGTCTCCGATTTCAGGGCCGCCGAAATGCTGAGGATCATCAAAAAAGAACAACCGTATGTCTTCAGCGGCGTACCGACGATGTACACGGCATTGAACCGCGAGCCGGAGGTCGCACAGAGCGGGCTCGACAAGGTCACCATCTACAACAGTGCAGGGGCCGGATTTCCCCGGGAACACCTGGAACTGTTCGAGCGCAAGAGCGGCGGAAAGATCATTGAGGGCTTCGGGATCAGCGAAGCTTCCCCGTCGACCCACGTGAACCCCGTGCTGTTCGCCGACCGCAGGGTAGGCAGCATCGGAATCCCGATCCCCCTGACAGACGTCAGGATCGTTGACAAGGACGGTGCCGGAACCGAGGAACTGCCGGCGGGTGAAGTCGGCGAAATGATCGTCAAAGGACCGCAGATCATGAAGGGCTACTGGAACCGTCCGGACCTCACGGAGGAAGCCCTCCGGGACGGCTGGCTCCTGACGGGCGATCTCGCCACCATGGACGAAACCGGGTACTTCTACATCGTCGGCCGGAAAAAGGAAATGATCGTCACCAGCGGGTTCAACGTCTATCCCGCAGAGGTCGAACAGGTCCTCACCCGTTTTCCAGGGGTCCTGGAAGCTGCGGTCGTCGGCGTCCCTGACGAGTACCGGGGCGAGTCCGTCGCAGCGTTCATCACGTTGGAACCTGGCGCGAGTATTTCCGACAAAGAACTCGATGCATACTGCCGCGAGCACCTCGCCGCCTACAAGGTTCCCCGCAATTACTCCCGGCTGGACACCTTGCCCAGGACCCTTGTGGGCAAGATCGCCAAGAACCTGCTCCCCACGGTTACCGGCACCGCAGCCGACGTGAAGTAA
- a CDS encoding NAD(P)H-quinone oxidoreductase has product MYAITVPRPGGPDAMVWASVPDPVAGPGEVVVQVAAAGVNRADLLQRQGHYPPPPGASEILGLECAGIICEVGDGVRQWSVGDRVCALLSGGAYAERVAVPAGQLMPVPEGIELTDAAGLPEAACTVWSNLFTHARLSTGDVLLVHGGGSGIGTHAIQMGAVMGATVAVTAGTRLKLDACRDLGAQITINYKDSDFVAELMTATDARGADVILDNMGANYLKRNVSALALDGRLIVLGMQGGAKAELNIPQLMAKRGSIHSASLRTRPATGAGSKAELVREVVENVWPMLRSGRVVPVIHKRLPVTDAGTAHELLDGPETIGKVVLTF; this is encoded by the coding sequence ATGTATGCAATTACGGTTCCCCGCCCCGGCGGCCCTGACGCCATGGTCTGGGCCTCCGTTCCGGACCCCGTCGCCGGTCCCGGTGAGGTCGTCGTCCAGGTGGCCGCAGCGGGAGTGAACCGTGCGGACCTTCTGCAGCGGCAGGGTCACTATCCGCCCCCGCCAGGTGCCAGCGAAATATTGGGCCTGGAATGCGCCGGCATCATCTGCGAAGTCGGCGACGGAGTCCGGCAATGGAGTGTTGGAGATCGGGTCTGCGCCCTCCTCTCGGGCGGGGCTTACGCCGAGCGGGTGGCTGTGCCCGCAGGCCAACTCATGCCTGTTCCTGAAGGAATTGAGCTGACGGACGCTGCAGGGCTGCCCGAAGCTGCCTGCACCGTATGGTCCAACCTGTTCACGCACGCCAGGCTCTCAACCGGCGACGTACTGCTCGTCCATGGCGGCGGCAGCGGCATCGGCACACATGCGATCCAGATGGGCGCGGTGATGGGAGCCACCGTGGCTGTGACCGCGGGTACCCGGCTCAAGCTTGATGCTTGCCGGGATCTTGGGGCACAGATCACGATCAACTACAAGGATTCGGACTTCGTCGCCGAGCTAATGACAGCGACGGACGCCAGAGGCGCCGACGTCATCCTGGACAACATGGGAGCAAACTACCTGAAGCGGAACGTCTCCGCCCTGGCCCTGGACGGCCGCCTGATTGTCCTGGGCATGCAGGGCGGTGCCAAGGCGGAACTGAACATCCCGCAGCTCATGGCCAAACGCGGCAGCATCCACTCCGCAAGCCTCCGGACACGCCCCGCCACGGGCGCCGGGAGCAAGGCCGAACTGGTCCGGGAGGTCGTGGAAAACGTCTGGCCGATGCTCCGTTCAGGCCGCGTTGTCCCCGTCATTCACAAGCGCCTGCCCGTCACTGATGCTGGAACGGCCCACGAACTCCTGGACGGACCCGAAACCATCGGCAAAGTAGTCCTGACCTTCTGA
- a CDS encoding 3-hydroxyacyl-CoA dehydrogenase NAD-binding domain-containing protein, with protein MYEETITNVATDTVVRDDFRIAILTLDNKDPRRPVTLGPRSLGNLAEALKALNPKDFDAVAVTGAGPVFCAGADLKYMDQLTTVEAAASFASAGQETLRLLASIPIPTFAFMNGSALGGGLELALHANYRTVASSATLGLPEVRLGLIPGWNGIPLVTALIGPTAAARLIVTDPLSDRTLDPEKAGQLGVVDAVLPEDDFLEESLAFATDILKHQSQRSRTARHLTAAAELDAIRQQLDNRFRGAAPAPYKALDLIACAASTPPAQFDDDAVARIFGELLVGTESRASRYAFHLCQVKVKRRQTQAAATETKSFQSVGVLGAGLMASQLALIFARQLRVPVLMTDLSADRISAAMHWIDEELKKQVKRRQLTCADAHVVRSLVTGTIDKADFSGCDVVIEAVFEELTVKRTVFAEVEPHLSEDAILLTNTSSLSVQDISAALLNPGQLIGFHFFNPVDVLQLIELVPSQETSDSTLAKAQKLASLLGKVPVVVKDTPGFVVNRILTRLFSEVLMHIDRGADPATVDHALDPLGLPMTPLNLLQFIGPRVQHHICQTLHGAYPSRDHSSSSLNSIVALNLPGYLTDQGTISPEAAASLPSPSPVEPEEIRAELLSALEEEIRIMLSEQVTESREDIDLCMILGANFPYHTGGLTWAGELT; from the coding sequence ATGTACGAGGAGACCATCACCAATGTCGCTACTGACACGGTCGTCCGTGACGACTTCCGAATAGCAATCCTGACACTGGACAACAAAGACCCACGACGGCCCGTGACTCTCGGACCCCGGTCCCTCGGAAACCTGGCCGAGGCACTCAAAGCACTCAACCCGAAGGACTTTGACGCCGTCGCCGTGACCGGTGCCGGCCCGGTTTTTTGCGCAGGGGCAGACCTGAAATACATGGACCAGCTCACCACCGTGGAGGCAGCCGCCAGCTTTGCCTCCGCAGGTCAGGAAACACTCCGACTGCTGGCGAGCATTCCAATTCCCACCTTTGCCTTCATGAACGGCTCAGCCCTCGGCGGGGGCCTGGAGCTGGCCCTTCATGCCAATTACCGCACCGTTGCTTCTTCCGCCACGCTCGGGTTACCGGAAGTCAGGCTGGGACTGATACCCGGTTGGAACGGCATCCCCCTCGTAACCGCACTGATCGGACCAACGGCCGCGGCCCGGCTCATCGTCACGGATCCACTGTCAGACCGTACACTCGACCCCGAAAAAGCCGGACAACTCGGCGTCGTTGATGCTGTTCTGCCCGAGGATGACTTCCTCGAAGAATCGCTGGCCTTCGCCACGGACATTCTCAAGCATCAAAGCCAACGCTCCCGCACCGCACGACACTTGACCGCGGCAGCAGAACTTGACGCCATCCGCCAGCAGCTGGACAACAGATTCCGCGGCGCCGCCCCTGCCCCCTACAAAGCCCTTGACCTTATTGCGTGCGCCGCGAGCACACCCCCGGCCCAATTCGACGACGACGCCGTGGCCCGCATTTTCGGCGAGCTGCTCGTCGGAACCGAATCCCGCGCAAGCAGATACGCATTCCACCTCTGCCAGGTGAAGGTCAAACGCCGCCAGACCCAAGCAGCAGCCACAGAGACAAAATCGTTCCAGTCCGTCGGAGTCCTCGGCGCCGGGCTCATGGCCAGTCAGCTGGCCCTCATCTTCGCCCGACAACTCCGCGTCCCGGTCCTCATGACCGATCTGTCCGCCGACCGGATCAGCGCCGCCATGCACTGGATCGACGAAGAGCTGAAGAAACAGGTCAAAAGACGACAGCTCACGTGCGCCGACGCTCACGTAGTCCGCTCGCTCGTCACGGGAACTATCGACAAAGCAGACTTCAGCGGATGCGACGTCGTGATCGAAGCGGTTTTCGAAGAGCTCACAGTCAAACGAACAGTCTTCGCAGAAGTGGAACCCCACCTGAGCGAAGATGCCATTCTCCTGACCAACACCTCCTCACTCTCCGTCCAGGATATAAGCGCCGCCTTGCTGAACCCCGGGCAGCTGATTGGCTTCCACTTCTTCAATCCCGTCGACGTCCTCCAGCTCATCGAACTTGTCCCCAGCCAGGAAACAAGTGACAGCACTCTTGCCAAAGCCCAAAAGCTGGCGTCATTGCTGGGCAAAGTACCAGTGGTCGTCAAAGACACCCCCGGTTTCGTCGTCAACCGCATCCTGACCAGACTATTCTCCGAGGTGTTGATGCACATCGACCGTGGCGCCGATCCGGCGACGGTGGACCACGCCCTGGACCCGCTCGGTCTCCCCATGACACCGCTCAACCTCCTGCAGTTCATAGGTCCGCGCGTCCAGCACCACATCTGCCAAACGCTCCATGGCGCCTACCCGTCCCGGGACCACTCAAGCTCCAGCCTGAACTCGATAGTCGCACTGAACCTGCCCGGCTACCTCACAGACCAGGGAACCATTTCGCCTGAAGCGGCTGCCTCGCTTCCAAGCCCTTCACCCGTTGAACCTGAAGAAATCCGCGCAGAACTGCTCTCGGCTCTGGAAGAGGAGATTCGAATCATGCTCTCCGAACAGGTGACCGAATCTCGGGAAGACATCGACCTGTGCATGATCCTGGGGGCGAATTTCCCCTACCACACAGGAGGGCTTACATGGGCCGGAGAATTAACGTGA
- a CDS encoding amidohydrolase, translated as MNARFFTADRPAWADALIVEGGKIAYVGDGATARRLAGDDCVEEDLDGALVLPGFVDGHAHIVATGEAAGQADLWGAHDLAEIQRRLSRWASAHPDPHRVRAQGWLHGTVPGDGPTRHMLDEVIADRPVYVQAYDYHSIWLNTAALAELGIDSDTVAPRGGWIARDESGEPTGYIDETAMQQLVWPALDGAASDAERDRHLEAALAGYRAVGVTAAIDMGLDEGDLAAMVRAEEAGTLTARIAAHWRIHRSEDPAENLAQVARAVELAARHDSPWLRVVGIKVMVDGTVDGCTATLGRAYADGSLPGPIWDLPALAPVVAAADAAGLQVAMHAIGDEAVRIAIAAVEHAVQTNGPAQRRHRIEHLEVVEQADIVRLAALGIVASMQPVHADPAIQGNWRAMLGDERIDRGFPWPEITDAGAALAFGTDSPTSPFAPLPNMFVAATRRSAFDPSLPPNIARYALPLEEAVVHATRDAAWSCRAEDRFGRLSAGLVADFIVLDRDVFRTEAEELLEARVIRTVVAGRDVLATEGAVHR; from the coding sequence ATGAATGCGCGGTTCTTCACCGCAGACCGGCCCGCGTGGGCGGATGCCCTCATCGTCGAGGGCGGCAAGATCGCCTACGTCGGTGACGGAGCGACGGCTCGGCGCCTCGCCGGGGACGACTGCGTCGAGGAAGACCTCGACGGAGCCCTGGTCCTCCCGGGCTTCGTCGACGGTCACGCCCACATCGTGGCCACGGGGGAGGCTGCAGGGCAGGCGGACCTCTGGGGCGCCCACGACCTGGCGGAGATCCAACGCCGTCTCTCGCGGTGGGCGTCCGCGCACCCGGACCCCCACCGCGTGCGTGCCCAGGGGTGGCTCCACGGCACGGTGCCAGGCGACGGCCCGACGCGGCACATGCTCGACGAGGTCATTGCCGACCGCCCCGTCTACGTCCAGGCGTATGACTACCACTCGATCTGGCTCAACACCGCGGCCCTGGCCGAGCTCGGTATCGACAGTGACACGGTGGCTCCCCGGGGAGGTTGGATCGCCCGGGACGAATCCGGCGAGCCGACCGGCTACATCGACGAGACGGCCATGCAGCAGCTCGTTTGGCCGGCGCTCGACGGCGCGGCAAGCGATGCCGAGCGCGACCGGCACCTTGAGGCAGCCCTGGCGGGATACCGCGCGGTGGGCGTGACGGCCGCGATCGACATGGGCCTGGACGAGGGCGACCTCGCCGCCATGGTCAGGGCCGAGGAGGCCGGCACGCTCACCGCCCGCATCGCCGCCCATTGGCGGATCCACCGCTCGGAGGACCCGGCCGAGAACCTCGCCCAGGTCGCGCGGGCCGTCGAGCTCGCCGCGCGGCACGATTCGCCGTGGCTGCGTGTAGTCGGCATCAAGGTGATGGTCGACGGCACGGTGGACGGGTGCACCGCAACCCTCGGCCGCGCATATGCGGACGGCTCGCTCCCGGGGCCGATCTGGGACCTGCCCGCCCTTGCCCCCGTCGTCGCGGCGGCCGACGCCGCCGGCCTCCAAGTCGCGATGCACGCCATCGGCGACGAGGCAGTCCGCATCGCGATCGCTGCCGTCGAACATGCAGTCCAGACCAATGGTCCTGCGCAGCGCCGCCACCGGATCGAGCATCTTGAGGTCGTTGAACAGGCCGACATCGTGCGGCTCGCCGCGCTCGGCATCGTCGCGAGCATGCAGCCGGTTCACGCCGACCCGGCCATCCAAGGCAACTGGCGGGCCATGCTTGGCGACGAGCGCATCGATCGCGGTTTCCCGTGGCCCGAGATAACGGATGCAGGCGCGGCCCTGGCCTTCGGGACGGATTCACCGACCTCGCCCTTCGCGCCCCTGCCCAACATGTTCGTCGCCGCGACGAGACGATCCGCTTTCGACCCTTCGTTGCCGCCCAACATCGCCCGCTACGCCTTGCCCCTCGAAGAAGCCGTCGTTCACGCGACGCGGGACGCCGCATGGTCCTGCCGCGCTGAAGACCGTTTCGGGCGACTCTCCGCCGGACTGGTCGCGGACTTCATCGTCCTCGACCGGGACGTCTTCCGGACCGAGGCTGAGGAGCTGCTTGAGGCCAGGGTCATCCGTACCGTCGTCGCAGGGCGAGATGTCCTCGCCACGGAAGGGGCGGTGCACCGATGA